One window of Romeriopsis navalis LEGE 11480 genomic DNA carries:
- the dxr gene encoding 1-deoxy-D-xylulose-5-phosphate reductoisomerase, producing the protein MKAITLLGSTGSIGTQTLDIVSQYPDQFRIVGMVAGRNVELFSQQVRQFKPEIIAIQDASKLAELKEAIADLKPQPQILSGSEGVVEVARYGDAEVVVTGIVGYAGLKPTIAAIEAGKDIALANKETLIAGAPVVLPLIEKYGVKLLPADSEHSAIFQCLQGVPDRGLRRIILTASGGAFRDWDVADLPKVTVADALNHPNWSMGRKITVDSATLMNKGLEVIEAHYLFGLDYDDIDIVIHPQSIIHSMIELQDTSVLAQLGWADMRLPILYTLSYPERIHTDWEQLDLVKVGSLTFREPDHNKYPCMNLAYAAGRAGGCMPAVLNAANEKAVELFLEEKIRFLEIPKVIEQACDRYTNQNKQNPELEDIIEADRWSRDCVEKASQTVAV; encoded by the coding sequence GTGAAAGCAATTACTCTCCTCGGTTCAACTGGGTCAATCGGTACCCAAACCCTCGATATTGTCTCCCAGTACCCTGACCAGTTCCGAATTGTCGGGATGGTTGCCGGTCGCAATGTAGAACTGTTCTCACAACAAGTGCGCCAGTTCAAACCCGAAATTATCGCCATCCAAGACGCCAGCAAACTGGCGGAACTAAAGGAAGCGATCGCCGATCTCAAGCCCCAGCCCCAAATCCTGTCCGGCTCCGAAGGCGTGGTCGAAGTCGCCCGCTATGGCGACGCTGAAGTGGTGGTCACCGGCATTGTCGGCTACGCCGGTCTGAAGCCAACGATCGCGGCGATCGAAGCCGGTAAAGATATTGCCCTCGCCAATAAAGAGACGCTGATTGCCGGAGCTCCGGTTGTTCTACCGTTAATTGAAAAGTACGGCGTCAAGCTGCTGCCCGCTGATTCTGAACACTCCGCGATTTTCCAATGCTTGCAGGGCGTCCCCGATCGCGGACTCCGCCGGATTATCCTCACCGCGTCCGGCGGCGCTTTCCGCGACTGGGACGTTGCCGATTTACCCAAAGTCACAGTGGCTGATGCACTCAACCATCCCAACTGGTCTATGGGCCGCAAGATTACGGTCGATTCCGCTACCTTGATGAATAAGGGATTGGAAGTAATCGAAGCCCATTATCTCTTTGGCTTGGACTACGACGATATTGATATCGTCATCCATCCCCAAAGCATCATCCACTCGATGATCGAGCTCCAAGACACATCAGTCTTAGCGCAGCTCGGTTGGGCCGACATGCGTTTACCAATTCTGTACACCCTGTCCTACCCGGAGCGAATTCATACCGATTGGGAACAACTCGATTTGGTCAAAGTCGGGAGTCTCACCTTCCGTGAGCCTGACCACAACAAATATCCCTGCATGAACCTTGCCTACGCGGCTGGACGCGCCGGTGGTTGCATGCCAGCGGTTTTGAATGCCGCCAACGAGAAAGCCGTTGAACTATTCCTCGAAGAGAAGATTCGCTTCTTGGAAATTCCCAAGGTAATCGAACAAGCCTGCGATCGTTATACCAATCAAAACAAGCAAAATCCCGAACTCGAAGACATCATCGAAGCCGATCGGTGGTCCCGCGATTGCGTCGAGAAAGCGAGCCAAACTGTAGCCGTATAG
- a CDS encoding ribulose bisphosphate carboxylase small subunit produces the protein MKTLPLEQRYETFSYLPALTDAQIVRQIQYTLDQGFHPLVEFEAEPAPLMYYWTMWKLPLFDCSSPQEVLAEVQQCKSEYPGSYIRIVAFDNIKQCQVMSFIVHKPNQSGGYRY, from the coding sequence ATGAAGACTCTCCCACTAGAGCAGCGCTACGAAACTTTTTCATACTTGCCAGCATTGACTGATGCACAGATTGTGCGTCAGATTCAGTACACTTTGGACCAGGGTTTTCACCCGTTGGTTGAATTTGAAGCTGAGCCTGCGCCTTTGATGTACTACTGGACAATGTGGAAGTTGCCCTTGTTCGACTGTAGCTCCCCCCAGGAAGTATTGGCAGAAGTGCAGCAGTGTAAGTCTGAGTACCCTGGTAGCTACATTCGCATCGTGGCTTTCGATAACATCAAGCAGTGTCAGGTGATGAGCTTCATCGTGCACAAGCCGAATCAGAGTGGCGGTTACCGCTACTAA
- the rcbX gene encoding RuBisCO chaperone RbcX — protein sequence MDIKKIAKDTNKTLISYLTYRAVRVVYEQLDEMEPKRAYWLHQFSSRESIKDGELFMRKLFQERQDLAFRILTVRETLADELADFLPEMLRSGMQQANIEQRKNQLERMTQVSVEGDHPEQERPESA from the coding sequence ATGGATATTAAAAAAATTGCCAAAGACACGAACAAAACACTGATTAGTTATCTGACCTACCGTGCCGTGCGGGTCGTCTACGAGCAGCTCGATGAGATGGAACCCAAGCGTGCTTACTGGCTACATCAGTTCTCCTCCCGCGAGAGTATCAAGGATGGAGAGCTGTTTATGCGGAAGTTGTTTCAGGAACGACAGGACTTAGCCTTTCGGATTCTGACGGTGCGGGAAACCTTGGCGGATGAGCTGGCGGATTTTCTGCCGGAGATGCTGCGTTCGGGAATGCAGCAAGCCAATATTGAGCAGCGTAAGAATCAGTTGGAGCGGATGACGCAGGTGAGTGTTGAAGGTGATCACCCAGAGCAAGAGCGACCAGAATCCGCTTAA
- a CDS encoding Uma2 family endonuclease — MVMLQFRQLVVQPGQRIQLQDVDWAEFEAILAELGDERSSRIAYFGDVLEIRMPLPEHEVDNELIGDLVKILLEELDIDNECFGSTTFRRQGMQAGIEPDQCFYIENHAVMIGKRRIDLTIDPPPDLAIEVDVTSKTGLEAYQALGVPELWRFEEGGLRISLLQDGAYQDATQSRHFPQFDVIDWVAQVIVRSQTDGRSQTLKAFRKQIRGLIAATN; from the coding sequence ATGGTGATGCTTCAATTTCGACAATTGGTAGTGCAGCCGGGGCAACGGATTCAGTTGCAGGATGTGGATTGGGCCGAATTTGAAGCGATTTTGGCTGAGTTGGGCGATGAGCGCTCCAGTCGGATTGCTTACTTCGGTGATGTGTTGGAGATTCGTATGCCACTACCAGAACATGAAGTGGATAATGAATTAATCGGTGATTTGGTCAAAATTCTGCTCGAAGAACTGGATATCGATAATGAATGCTTTGGTTCAACGACTTTTAGACGTCAAGGGATGCAAGCGGGAATTGAGCCAGATCAGTGTTTTTATATTGAAAATCATGCTGTGATGATTGGGAAGCGACGAATTGATTTGACCATCGATCCACCACCGGATTTGGCAATTGAAGTAGATGTGACTTCTAAAACTGGACTTGAGGCGTATCAGGCTTTGGGTGTGCCGGAATTATGGCGATTTGAGGAAGGCGGTTTGCGAATTAGTCTGCTCCAAGATGGTGCTTACCAAGATGCAACGCAAAGTCGGCATTTTCCCCAATTTGATGTGATTGATTGGGTTGCGCAAGTGATTGTGCGATCGCAAACTGATGGTCGTAGTCAGACACTCAAGGCTTTCCGTAAACAAATTCGTGGTTTGATTGCGGCAACGAATTAG
- a CDS encoding KH domain-containing protein, which yields MSAPEAIAQSPNYAELAKFLLQPFLAVPEALKVNAEFSHAHTRVLIRVAFDEAEDRGRVFGRGGRNIKAVSTTIEGIAQVAGQSARLQVFGTEPEQSSRGTHDRRPSRPSSSPPKPKPKPKT from the coding sequence ATGTCTGCGCCTGAAGCAATCGCCCAATCACCCAACTACGCTGAACTGGCAAAGTTTTTGCTTCAGCCTTTTTTGGCTGTGCCTGAAGCTTTGAAGGTCAATGCAGAATTTTCTCACGCGCATACCCGTGTTTTGATTCGGGTGGCGTTTGATGAAGCAGAAGACAGAGGGCGCGTCTTTGGACGTGGTGGCCGCAATATCAAAGCAGTCAGTACAACGATTGAGGGAATTGCGCAGGTAGCAGGGCAATCGGCCCGGCTTCAGGTTTTTGGGACGGAACCAGAACAATCCTCACGAGGGACTCACGATCGCCGACCGTCACGGCCGAGCAGTAGTCCCCCTAAACCAAAACCCAAGCCGAAAACATGA
- the ruvA gene encoding Holliday junction branch migration protein RuvA, translated as MLSYLKGKVIHTQRLQNNRIHLVLEVNNLGYDLQITSRHLLELPAYGDTTHIFTHLNVKDDGMTLFGFTSMAERDLFRQLVSVSGIGPQLGMALLDSLNLQELVQAIVSGNTRLLSRTPGVGNKTAERIALELKTKLAEWREQSGLSLQPAAGPVVSVREDVEMTLLALGYTDAEITKALNAVGQSSTLAKTADAEEWIRQAISWLSQ; from the coding sequence ATGCTGAGTTACCTCAAGGGCAAAGTCATTCATACACAGCGGTTGCAGAACAACCGGATTCACCTTGTCTTAGAAGTGAATAATCTGGGCTACGATTTGCAGATCACCAGTCGGCATTTGCTGGAGCTACCGGCCTACGGGGATACGACCCATATCTTTACCCACCTCAATGTCAAAGATGATGGGATGACCCTATTTGGCTTCACCTCCATGGCGGAGCGGGATTTATTTCGGCAGTTGGTCAGTGTGAGTGGAATTGGGCCACAGTTGGGCATGGCCTTGCTCGATAGCTTGAACTTGCAGGAATTGGTGCAGGCGATCGTCTCGGGCAATACGCGGTTGCTTTCCCGCACACCTGGCGTTGGGAACAAAACTGCCGAACGGATCGCCTTGGAATTAAAAACTAAATTAGCGGAATGGCGCGAACAAAGCGGCTTGTCGTTGCAACCTGCTGCTGGCCCTGTGGTGTCGGTACGGGAAGATGTCGAGATGACGCTGTTGGCTTTGGGCTATACCGATGCGGAAATTACCAAGGCCCTGAATGCGGTGGGTCAGAGCAGTACTTTAGCGAAGACAGCCGATGCGGAGGAGTGGATTCGTCAGGCGATTTCTTGGCTGAGTCAGTAA
- a CDS encoding PhoH family protein, with translation MQETLTIQLPTNESAIALSGANEENLRYISRMTSATLVMRGQDLVISGQAEYIDRAAKVVNTLEPDWSSGKAITIVDIQTVLQVLNSDRGADLEHIRQDVLAKSRKGEVIRAKTLKQQQYVQSVRKHDLTFCIGPAGTGKTYLAAVLAVQALLANQFERLILTRPAVEAGEKLGFLPGDLQEKVNPYLRPIYDALHEFVDPDKITGLIERQVIEIAPIAYMRGRTLSNAFVIVDEAQNTTAAQMKMLLTRIGQNSKMVVTGDITQTDLPRHEDSGLAVAEKILSNVEGIAFCRLNRTDVVRHPLVQRIVEAYDKHGQ, from the coding sequence ATGCAAGAAACCCTGACGATTCAACTGCCAACCAATGAAAGCGCGATCGCTCTATCGGGTGCAAACGAAGAAAATCTCCGTTATATCAGTCGCATGACCAGCGCCACCCTCGTCATGCGCGGGCAAGATCTAGTCATTAGTGGTCAAGCGGAATATATCGATCGAGCGGCAAAAGTCGTCAATACCTTGGAACCAGATTGGAGTAGTGGCAAAGCGATCACGATCGTGGATATCCAAACCGTGTTGCAAGTCCTTAACAGCGATCGGGGCGCGGATTTAGAGCATATTCGTCAAGATGTCTTGGCCAAATCCCGCAAAGGCGAGGTGATTCGAGCCAAGACCCTAAAACAACAGCAATACGTTCAATCGGTGCGCAAACATGACCTGACGTTTTGCATTGGCCCTGCCGGAACTGGCAAAACTTATCTAGCGGCAGTCCTTGCGGTTCAAGCCCTACTTGCCAATCAATTTGAGCGCCTGATTCTGACCCGACCGGCGGTGGAAGCCGGAGAAAAACTCGGTTTCCTGCCAGGTGATCTGCAAGAAAAAGTCAACCCCTATCTTCGACCAATCTACGATGCACTGCACGAATTCGTTGATCCCGATAAGATTACGGGTTTGATCGAACGGCAGGTGATTGAAATTGCGCCGATCGCTTACATGCGGGGCCGCACACTCAGCAATGCCTTTGTCATCGTGGACGAAGCACAGAATACGACTGCTGCCCAGATGAAAATGCTGCTGACCCGCATCGGCCAAAACTCGAAGATGGTCGTGACTGGCGATATTACTCAGACTGACTTGCCACGGCACGAAGACTCTGGACTGGCAGTGGCCGAGAAGATTTTGAGTAACGTTGAAGGCATTGCTTTTTGTCGTCTGAATCGGACTGATGTTGTCCGACATCCCCTGGTTCAACGTATCGTTGAAGCCTACGACAAACATGGCCAATAA
- a CDS encoding HupE/UreJ family protein — translation MRNSDNAGLIAPLRKYGLPTVVAIAGLALTAAPSLAHHPMGGATPATFFEGFMSGVGHPILGVDHLAFVVAIGLFAAMKRQGFLIPVAFVLTAMLGTAAHLMSATLPGAELWVAGSVLALGLLMLLQDRLNLAAISGLVGLAGLFHGYAYGEAIFGAEMTPLVAYLAGFTAIQLAIALFTAQVARMTMTESLAKFRSAGFVVVGIGFSLFASQVLSVAFPG, via the coding sequence ATGAGAAATTCCGATAATGCGGGTTTGATTGCGCCTTTGCGTAAGTATGGATTGCCAACGGTTGTCGCGATCGCGGGCTTAGCGTTGACGGCAGCGCCGTCGCTGGCACACCATCCGATGGGCGGCGCGACCCCGGCGACTTTCTTTGAAGGCTTTATGTCGGGTGTGGGACATCCGATTTTGGGTGTTGACCACTTGGCTTTTGTGGTGGCGATCGGCCTATTTGCTGCAATGAAGCGCCAGGGTTTCTTGATTCCGGTGGCGTTTGTCTTGACGGCAATGTTGGGGACGGCGGCACACCTGATGTCGGCAACGCTTCCTGGTGCGGAGTTGTGGGTTGCCGGTTCAGTATTGGCTTTGGGCCTGCTGATGCTGTTGCAGGATCGACTTAATTTGGCGGCGATCTCAGGTCTAGTTGGCCTCGCCGGTTTGTTCCACGGTTATGCCTATGGTGAAGCGATCTTTGGCGCAGAAATGACGCCGCTAGTAGCTTACCTCGCTGGCTTTACGGCGATTCAGTTGGCGATCGCGCTCTTTACTGCGCAGGTTGCCCGAATGACAATGACCGAGAGCTTGGCCAAGTTCCGTTCAGCCGGTTTTGTTGTCGTTGGTATCGGATTTTCGCTGTTTGCATCCCAGGTATTGTCAGTTGCCTTCCCTGGATAA
- a CDS encoding amidase gives MPFTNLAFTAATEQARLIRQKQVSPLELTQLYIDRITQLDPDIGSFFYVAAEQAIADAKAKTEQLITQDLETLPPFFGVPTGIKDLSPVAGMPCSYGVKILKKRPSDPDDGLVTRLKQAGFVILGKTATSQLGGLPYTEPPGFAPTRSPWNLTYTAGGSSGGAGAAVAGGLCAVAVGSDAGGSVRIPAACCGLIGLKPSRGRVSNAPAAELFGGFLVHGPMGRSIADVATLLDVMSGYMPGDPYWLSSSELSFAMAAQDECRSLKIGLLREISPTGQADAETIAMLEQTAMKLEGMGHIIEPVDPAGFDGTDLIEPFRIIWQTQMDVGIPGIFLEKMNRQLWLQAQVTKASRFTKAQQQLHYLGRRIVQASQPYDCLLMPTVMSCPPQIGEWKSLNTRKLFQQIINWIAPCPLFNVSGQPAIALPVGMRSNGLPLSLQLVGLPAQEALLLQLSGQMERHGMLVVDQPEAIDNLTVGVKR, from the coding sequence ATGCCTTTTACTAATCTTGCTTTCACGGCAGCGACAGAACAGGCTCGGTTGATTCGCCAGAAACAAGTCTCGCCGCTTGAATTAACGCAACTCTACATCGATCGCATTACTCAGCTTGATCCGGATATTGGCAGTTTCTTCTATGTGGCGGCGGAACAGGCGATCGCCGATGCCAAAGCTAAGACTGAGCAACTTATTACTCAAGATCTAGAAACCCTACCACCTTTTTTTGGGGTGCCGACGGGGATTAAAGATCTGAGTCCAGTGGCAGGTATGCCCTGTTCCTATGGGGTGAAGATCCTAAAAAAACGTCCGAGTGACCCCGATGACGGTTTGGTGACTCGGCTCAAACAAGCGGGCTTTGTGATTCTAGGCAAAACGGCAACTTCGCAGCTGGGCGGTTTGCCTTATACGGAGCCACCGGGATTTGCACCGACTCGATCGCCCTGGAATTTGACCTATACCGCTGGTGGGTCGAGTGGTGGTGCAGGGGCGGCGGTGGCTGGCGGTTTATGTGCTGTTGCGGTGGGTAGCGATGCCGGTGGTTCGGTGCGGATTCCGGCGGCTTGCTGTGGGTTGATTGGGCTGAAGCCTTCACGGGGCCGGGTTTCGAATGCCCCGGCAGCGGAGTTGTTTGGGGGTTTCTTGGTGCATGGGCCGATGGGCCGATCGATTGCCGATGTGGCGACTTTATTGGATGTGATGTCGGGTTATATGCCGGGTGATCCATACTGGCTGTCGTCGTCAGAGCTGTCGTTTGCGATGGCGGCGCAGGATGAGTGTCGGTCATTAAAAATTGGCTTGTTGCGGGAAATATCGCCGACGGGGCAGGCTGATGCTGAGACAATTGCGATGCTAGAGCAGACTGCGATGAAGCTAGAGGGGATGGGTCATATTATTGAGCCGGTTGACCCAGCAGGTTTTGATGGGACGGATTTAATTGAGCCATTTCGGATAATTTGGCAGACGCAGATGGATGTCGGGATTCCTGGAATTTTCCTTGAAAAGATGAATCGCCAGCTTTGGCTCCAAGCACAAGTCACCAAGGCTTCTCGTTTTACCAAGGCCCAGCAGCAGCTGCACTATTTGGGGCGGCGGATTGTGCAAGCGAGTCAGCCCTATGACTGCCTCTTGATGCCGACGGTGATGTCCTGCCCACCACAAATTGGTGAATGGAAGTCTTTGAATACGCGCAAGTTATTCCAGCAGATAATTAATTGGATTGCGCCCTGTCCTTTATTCAATGTCAGTGGCCAACCGGCGATCGCGCTGCCCGTAGGAATGCGATCGAATGGATTACCTTTGTCTTTACAATTGGTTGGTTTACCGGCACAAGAGGCGTTGTTGTTGCAGTTGTCAGGGCAGATGGAGCGGCATGGAATGTTAGTTGTCGACCAACCAGAGGCGATCGACAATTTAACGGTGGGGGTGAAGCGGTAA
- a CDS encoding cytochrome b N-terminal domain-containing protein encodes MTTFQVSVPKLTGALRRLSTVLAIALLTLTLTAAVTGLLIAYYYQPGAGVAYDSLKVISQDVNYGWLVRRLHDLAGNALIILSLVQIVVMFLGERLRRSWLGAWFTGLFLTLTAMGLSWTAIILDWSQVGYWRMKVELGQVASIPLIGPTLAEVLTGGSLGTLTVAHMYAIHSYVLSLAALGLSIAHLVSLIYQERDMNRQI; translated from the coding sequence ATGACAACATTTCAGGTGAGTGTCCCGAAGTTGACTGGGGCCTTGCGACGACTTTCGACGGTTTTGGCGATCGCGCTACTCACGCTCACCCTCACGGCGGCGGTAACGGGATTGTTGATTGCTTACTATTATCAGCCAGGAGCCGGGGTTGCCTATGATTCCCTCAAGGTGATTAGCCAAGATGTGAACTACGGCTGGCTGGTGCGACGATTGCATGATTTAGCCGGTAACGCCTTAATCATCCTGAGCTTGGTCCAGATCGTGGTGATGTTTTTAGGTGAGCGGCTGCGTAGGAGTTGGCTGGGTGCGTGGTTTACGGGTTTATTTTTGACCCTCACGGCGATGGGCTTGAGCTGGACGGCGATTATTCTGGATTGGTCGCAGGTAGGCTACTGGCGGATGAAGGTGGAGTTAGGCCAAGTGGCATCCATTCCGTTGATTGGCCCGACTTTGGCGGAGGTTCTGACCGGCGGTAGCTTGGGGACGCTGACGGTGGCGCATATGTATGCGATTCATAGCTATGTGTTGTCGCTGGCGGCATTGGGTTTATCGATCGCGCATCTCGTGAGCTTGATTTACCAAGAGCGGGATATGAATCGCCAGATTTAG
- the rpsP gene encoding 30S ribosomal protein S16 has product MLKLRLKRLGKKREPSYRVVVAQSTSRRDGRPIAEVGFYNPRTKETRLDMEAIQEWIKNGAQPTDVVQKLLTKAAEAN; this is encoded by the coding sequence ATGCTCAAATTGCGTCTGAAGCGCTTAGGCAAAAAGCGTGAACCTAGCTACCGCGTCGTCGTAGCTCAAAGCACTTCCCGTCGCGACGGTCGTCCGATCGCGGAAGTCGGTTTCTACAATCCTCGGACCAAGGAAACTCGCCTTGATATGGAAGCCATCCAAGAATGGATTAAAAACGGAGCTCAGCCAACTGATGTTGTGCAGAAGCTTCTGACTAAAGCCGCTGAAGCTAACTAA
- a CDS encoding form I ribulose bisphosphate carboxylase large subunit, with protein MSYAQARTQSKAGYNAGVQDYKLTYYTPDYTPKDTDILAAFRMTPQPGVPPEEAAAAVAAESSTGTWTTVWTDLLTDLDRYKGRCYDLEPVQGEDNQYICYIAYPLDLFEEGSVTNLLTSLVGNVFGFKALRALRLEDLRIPVAYLKTFQGPPHGIQVERDKLNKYGRPMLGCTIKPKLGLSAKNYGRAVYECLRGGLDFTKDDENINSQPFQRWRDRFLFVADAIHKAQAETGEVKGHYLNVTAATCEEMIKRADFAKELEMPIVMHDFLTGGFTANTSLAHWCRDNGVLLHIHRAMHAVIDRQKNHGIHFRVLSKCLRMSGGDHIHTGTVVGKLEGDKAVTLGFIDLLRENYIEQDRSRGVYFTQDWASMPGVMAVASGGIHVWHMPALVEIFGDESVLQFGGGTLGHPWGNAPGAAANRVALEACVQARNEGRDLMREGGDIIREACKWSPELAVACELWKEIKFEFEAQDTI; from the coding sequence ATGTCTTACGCACAAGCAAGAACTCAGTCGAAGGCTGGGTACAATGCAGGGGTTCAGGACTACAAGCTGACTTACTACACCCCTGATTACACGCCGAAGGATACAGACATCCTAGCGGCGTTCCGGATGACACCTCAGCCTGGCGTTCCGCCGGAAGAGGCGGCAGCAGCGGTTGCGGCTGAGTCCTCCACGGGTACTTGGACAACTGTATGGACTGACTTGCTAACTGACCTTGATCGCTACAAAGGTCGTTGCTATGACCTCGAGCCAGTTCAGGGCGAAGACAATCAGTACATTTGCTACATTGCCTATCCTTTGGATCTGTTCGAAGAAGGTTCTGTAACTAACTTGCTGACTTCCTTGGTTGGTAACGTATTTGGTTTTAAGGCCCTGCGGGCGCTGCGTCTTGAAGACTTGCGGATTCCGGTTGCTTACCTCAAGACTTTCCAAGGTCCTCCCCACGGTATTCAGGTTGAGCGTGACAAGCTGAACAAGTATGGCCGTCCGATGCTCGGTTGTACAATCAAGCCGAAATTGGGTCTGTCGGCGAAGAACTATGGTCGTGCGGTTTACGAATGTCTGCGCGGCGGTTTGGACTTCACGAAGGATGACGAGAACATCAACTCCCAGCCGTTCCAACGCTGGCGCGATCGCTTCTTGTTCGTTGCGGATGCAATCCACAAGGCGCAAGCGGAAACTGGCGAAGTTAAGGGTCACTACTTGAACGTGACCGCTGCAACTTGCGAAGAGATGATCAAGCGTGCCGACTTTGCGAAAGAGTTGGAAATGCCGATCGTCATGCATGACTTCCTCACCGGTGGTTTTACTGCTAACACTTCTTTGGCGCACTGGTGTCGTGATAACGGCGTCCTCTTGCACATTCACCGTGCAATGCACGCGGTAATTGACCGTCAGAAGAACCACGGTATCCACTTCCGGGTGCTTTCAAAGTGCTTGCGGATGTCCGGTGGTGACCACATTCACACTGGTACTGTCGTTGGTAAGCTCGAGGGTGACAAAGCGGTTACTTTGGGCTTCATCGATTTGTTGCGCGAGAACTACATCGAGCAAGATCGCTCCCGTGGTGTTTACTTCACCCAGGATTGGGCTTCCATGCCGGGCGTGATGGCCGTTGCTTCTGGTGGTATCCACGTATGGCACATGCCTGCGTTGGTCGAAATCTTTGGCGATGAGTCGGTCCTCCAGTTTGGTGGTGGTACTTTGGGTCACCCTTGGGGTAACGCTCCTGGTGCGGCAGCTAACCGTGTTGCACTTGAGGCTTGTGTCCAAGCGCGTAACGAAGGTCGTGACCTGATGCGTGAAGGTGGCGACATCATCCGCGAGGCTTGCAAGTGGTCGCCTGAATTGGCTGTTGCTTGTGAACTGTGGAAGGAAATCAAGTTTGAGTTTGAAGCTCAAGACACTATCTAA
- a CDS encoding DUF167 domain-containing protein has translation MILQIKVKPNAKQQALTQQEDGTWFASLKSPPVDGKANAELIKLRSKAFKVSKCDITIKTDAEAKLKLVEIDD, from the coding sequence ATGATTTTGCAGATCAAGGTGAAGCCAAATGCGAAGCAGCAGGCTTTGACTCAGCAGGAAGATGGCACCTGGTTTGCGTCGCTCAAGTCGCCGCCGGTGGATGGCAAGGCAAACGCTGAGCTGATCAAGCTACGCTCAAAGGCTTTTAAGGTGTCGAAGTGCGATATCACGATTAAGACGGATGCTGAGGCCAAACTAAAGTTGGTGGAAATCGATGATTAG
- a CDS encoding molybdenum cofactor guanylyltransferase encodes MISDRLSTIVLAGGLSRRMGRDKALLEIQGVPLLKHVTDRVLPFSQPVFVVTAWPEAYQSIVAPDCHLITDEISAGPMMGFAQGLAKVETNWILLLSCDLPQLDQTTILRWIQHLGAVPETAIAYLPQGEKGWEPLCGFYRLSCREALQTFIDQGGRSFQKWLQTQVVEVLSVEDRRVLFNCNTPEDWQQVSDQYK; translated from the coding sequence ATGATTAGCGATCGGCTCAGCACGATCGTCCTCGCTGGCGGTTTAAGCCGGCGGATGGGACGCGATAAGGCGTTGCTTGAAATCCAAGGGGTGCCATTGTTGAAGCATGTCACCGATCGAGTTTTGCCATTTAGTCAGCCGGTGTTTGTTGTCACGGCTTGGCCTGAGGCTTACCAATCGATCGTTGCGCCGGACTGTCATTTAATTACAGATGAAATCTCAGCTGGCCCGATGATGGGATTTGCCCAAGGGTTAGCAAAGGTCGAAACGAATTGGATTTTGCTGTTGTCCTGTGATTTGCCGCAGCTTGATCAAACGACTATTTTGCGGTGGATACAGCATTTAGGTGCGGTTCCAGAGACAGCGATCGCCTATTTGCCCCAGGGTGAAAAAGGCTGGGAGCCGTTGTGTGGGTTTTATCGGCTGAGTTGCCGGGAAGCGCTCCAGACGTTTATTGATCAAGGCGGACGATCGTTTCAAAAGTGGTTACAGACTCAGGTTGTGGAAGTTTTGTCAGTGGAGGACCGGCGCGTATTGTTTAACTGCAATACGCCGGAAGATTGGCAACAGGTGAGCGATCAGTACAAATAA